The following are encoded together in the Bradyrhizobium algeriense genome:
- a CDS encoding GH1 family beta-glucosidase codes for MPFKRFSRRQFGRIAGWSALGMSMLPAGSGRAQSDADSGTRNRTTSSGFPSGFLWGTATSAYQIEGAVNEDGRGPSIWDRFSHTSGTISDHSNGDTATDHYRLYKEDIQLMRALGAKAYRFSIAWPRVFPDGAGATNPKGLDFYNRLVDELLANGIEPFATLYHWDLPQALQDRFGGWTSRDTSKAFADYAGHVAGRLSDRVKHFFTINECSRLVHLGHEFGADAPGLKLSPSDVKQVRHNVALGHGLAVQAIRANGQAGIKVGPAENAVSCIPAIETPANIRAAEIATRELNAGYLTVMLEGKYTDAYLAQAGKDAPKYTAEDLRIISSPIDFVGLNVYMPDHYVVAADNERGFTLAPFPKSFPHMKATWLRPGPETMYWVPRHVAKLWNVKSIYITENGTSGSDQPAADGTIYDVDRIMYLRNYLTQLQRATSEGVPVLGYFLWSLMDNFEWSDGYEQRFGLYHVDFDTKRRTPKLSASFYRETIARNAVA; via the coding sequence ATGCCATTCAAGAGATTTTCCCGGCGGCAATTTGGCAGAATTGCGGGCTGGTCGGCACTTGGCATGTCGATGCTGCCAGCCGGGTCCGGACGAGCCCAATCGGATGCGGATAGTGGAACACGAAATCGAACAACCTCTTCCGGTTTTCCGAGCGGTTTCCTGTGGGGCACGGCGACCTCGGCCTATCAGATCGAGGGAGCCGTGAACGAAGACGGCCGCGGTCCGTCGATCTGGGACCGTTTCTCCCACACGAGCGGCACCATCTCCGATCACAGCAACGGCGACACCGCGACCGACCATTATCGTCTGTACAAGGAAGACATCCAGTTGATGAGGGCGCTCGGCGCAAAGGCCTATCGATTCTCGATCGCATGGCCTCGCGTCTTCCCGGACGGAGCCGGCGCGACAAATCCAAAAGGCCTCGATTTCTACAACCGCCTTGTCGACGAGTTGCTGGCGAACGGCATCGAGCCGTTTGCGACGCTGTATCATTGGGACCTGCCGCAGGCGCTGCAGGATCGCTTCGGCGGCTGGACCTCGCGCGACACCTCAAAGGCCTTTGCGGATTACGCAGGCCATGTCGCGGGGCGCCTAAGCGATCGCGTGAAGCACTTCTTCACCATCAACGAATGCTCCAGGCTCGTCCATCTCGGCCATGAGTTTGGCGCTGATGCGCCGGGGCTCAAACTATCCCCATCGGACGTGAAGCAGGTCAGGCACAACGTCGCGCTGGGGCACGGTCTCGCGGTTCAGGCGATCCGGGCCAATGGACAGGCCGGAATCAAGGTCGGTCCGGCGGAGAATGCCGTGAGCTGCATCCCGGCCATCGAAACGCCTGCGAACATCCGCGCAGCCGAGATCGCGACGCGCGAGCTCAATGCCGGCTATTTGACCGTGATGCTCGAGGGAAAATACACTGATGCTTATCTCGCGCAGGCCGGCAAAGATGCTCCAAAATACACCGCCGAAGATCTGCGCATCATCTCCTCCCCGATCGATTTTGTCGGGCTGAATGTTTACATGCCTGATCATTACGTCGTTGCTGCCGACAACGAACGCGGCTTCACTCTAGCGCCATTTCCCAAATCGTTCCCGCACATGAAGGCGACCTGGCTCAGGCCCGGCCCCGAAACAATGTACTGGGTACCACGCCATGTGGCCAAGCTGTGGAACGTGAAATCGATCTACATCACCGAGAACGGCACGTCGGGGAGCGACCAGCCGGCCGCGGACGGCACCATCTATGACGTCGATCGCATCATGTACTTACGCAACTATCTGACGCAGTTGCAGCGCGCGACATCAGAGGGCGTGCCCGTGCTTGGATATTTTCTGTGGAGCCTGATGGACAATTTCGAATGGTCGGACGGGTATGAACAGCGCTTCGGCCTCTATCACGTCGACTTCGATACCAAGCGCCGGACGCCCAAGCTGAGCGCGTCGTTCTATCGCGAGACGATCGCGCGCAACGCGGTCGCGTAG
- a CDS encoding beta-(1-6) glucans synthase: MVAAVWWWLATPVALTRAPIDDAAKLECVSYAPFRGDQTPHDPTLIVSPAQIAEDLRELAKVSKCIRTYSIDNGLDKVPELASRVGLKVLLGVWIGRDRAKNALLINTAVSLLKDHPGVVAAIIVGSEVLLRGDMTVDDLRQTIRSVKPRVDVPVTYADVWEFWLRYREVGEDVDFVTAHFLPYWEDVPPRAEEAAAHVDDIRKQVVAAFPGKEILIGETGWPSHGRMRDGALASRVNQARFISQILERARQDNFRVNFFEAYDEPWKRRWEGTVGGYWGLFDGIERKLKYPAGVAISNYPLWKLQMACGLFLCIGVFAVALVTLKRRPSPMPLASWLAVAVSATTGGILLGVSVDKMLHESYGAGGWLVQGFLLAAAVTAPLLSTYALISGRGLPSFLEVLGPPKDLTPFFMANMLGITLIVTTLIATQTALSLIFDARWRDFPFAALTMAVVPFWTLAFLNGSKSGERPLSEAVFAGLFAMAAIYVVFNEGFENWQAMWTAAVYVLLGSALWRARTAAVA; this comes from the coding sequence ATGGTCGCCGCGGTGTGGTGGTGGCTCGCCACGCCGGTGGCGCTGACGCGCGCGCCGATCGATGATGCCGCGAAGCTGGAGTGCGTTTCCTACGCGCCGTTCAGGGGCGATCAGACGCCGCATGATCCGACGCTGATCGTCAGTCCGGCGCAGATCGCGGAGGACTTACGCGAACTGGCCAAGGTCTCCAAATGCATCCGCACCTATTCCATCGATAACGGGCTCGACAAGGTGCCCGAGCTTGCGTCCAGGGTCGGATTGAAGGTTCTGCTCGGCGTCTGGATCGGACGCGATCGCGCCAAGAACGCGCTCCTGATCAACACCGCGGTCTCGCTGTTGAAGGATCATCCCGGCGTGGTCGCGGCGATCATCGTCGGCAGCGAAGTGCTGCTGCGCGGCGACATGACGGTTGACGACCTTCGCCAAACGATCCGTTCGGTCAAGCCGCGCGTGGACGTGCCGGTGACCTATGCCGATGTCTGGGAATTCTGGCTGCGCTACCGCGAAGTGGGCGAGGATGTCGATTTCGTCACCGCCCATTTCCTGCCTTATTGGGAGGACGTTCCGCCGCGCGCCGAAGAGGCGGCCGCGCATGTCGATGACATTCGCAAGCAGGTCGTGGCAGCGTTTCCCGGCAAGGAGATCCTGATCGGGGAAACCGGTTGGCCGAGCCATGGGCGGATGCGCGACGGCGCGCTGGCTTCCCGCGTCAATCAGGCGCGTTTCATTTCCCAGATTCTCGAGCGGGCGCGACAGGACAATTTTCGCGTCAATTTTTTCGAGGCCTATGACGAGCCGTGGAAGCGACGCTGGGAAGGAACGGTGGGTGGCTATTGGGGGCTGTTCGACGGGATCGAACGCAAGCTGAAATATCCGGCAGGGGTGGCCATCAGCAATTACCCGCTCTGGAAGCTGCAGATGGCATGCGGGCTGTTTCTTTGCATCGGCGTATTCGCCGTAGCCTTGGTCACGCTAAAGCGCCGGCCGTCGCCGATGCCATTGGCATCGTGGCTTGCGGTCGCGGTGTCCGCCACCACTGGCGGAATCCTGCTGGGCGTGAGCGTGGACAAGATGCTGCACGAAAGTTACGGGGCCGGCGGTTGGCTGGTTCAGGGTTTCCTGCTGGCGGCGGCGGTGACTGCGCCGCTGCTGTCCACCTACGCGCTGATCTCGGGGCGCGGGCTTCCGTCGTTTCTTGAAGTGTTGGGGCCGCCCAAAGACCTGACCCCATTCTTCATGGCCAATATGCTCGGCATCACGCTGATCGTGACGACGCTCATTGCCACGCAAACCGCGCTCAGCCTGATATTCGACGCGCGCTGGCGCGATTTCCCGTTCGCCGCCCTGACCATGGCCGTGGTGCCGTTCTGGACCTTGGCATTCCTCAATGGTTCGAAATCCGGCGAGCGGCCGCTCTCGGAAGCCGTGTTTGCCGGGCTGTTCGCCATGGCGGCGATCTATGTCGTCTTCAACGAAGGGTTCGAGAACTGGCAGGCGATGTGGACCGCGGCGGTGTATGTCCTGCTCGGCAGCGCGCTTTGGCGGGCGCGCACTGCTGCTGTTGCCTGA
- a CDS encoding threonine aldolase family protein, which produces MHYTPAPRDPKADPIRINLLSDTQTRPTQAMREAMARAEVGDEQIGDDPTVNLLCERVASLLGKEAAVFMPSGTMCNVAATLAHCRPGDEILAHASAHIIAREGGAHAALGGFQITPLPGDDGQFAPGTFRAALHPRSRYQPPQTVVSVEQTANIGGGTIWKKAALDEVVEIAKANGLITHMDGARLLNACVATKISARDMAAGWDSAWIDFSKGLGAPIGGVIAGSRAFIDDVWRWKQRLGGSMRQAGICAAACVYALDHHVDRLADDHANARSLARGLSQINGIEVQEPETNLVFFRPDGAGVSGDKMVEALRKRGVLLAMMDGRIRACTHLDVSAAMIEETVALVREIVRGA; this is translated from the coding sequence ATGCACTACACCCCTGCCCCTCGCGATCCCAAGGCCGATCCCATCCGCATCAACCTGCTGTCGGACACGCAGACGCGCCCCACACAAGCGATGCGCGAGGCGATGGCGCGGGCTGAGGTCGGTGACGAGCAGATCGGCGACGACCCGACGGTGAACCTGTTGTGCGAGCGCGTCGCCAGCCTGCTCGGCAAGGAAGCCGCCGTGTTCATGCCATCGGGCACCATGTGCAACGTCGCGGCGACGCTGGCCCATTGCCGGCCGGGCGATGAAATTCTCGCCCATGCCAGCGCACATATCATTGCCCGCGAAGGCGGCGCGCATGCAGCCCTTGGCGGATTCCAGATCACGCCGCTGCCTGGCGACGACGGGCAATTTGCCCCCGGAACGTTCCGCGCCGCGCTGCATCCGCGCTCGCGCTACCAGCCGCCGCAGACGGTCGTCAGCGTCGAGCAGACCGCCAATATCGGTGGCGGGACGATCTGGAAGAAGGCGGCGCTCGATGAAGTGGTGGAGATCGCCAAGGCCAATGGGCTGATCACCCATATGGACGGCGCGCGGCTGTTGAACGCCTGCGTCGCGACAAAAATATCGGCGCGCGATATGGCCGCGGGCTGGGATTCGGCCTGGATCGATTTCTCAAAAGGCTTGGGCGCACCGATCGGCGGCGTCATCGCGGGTTCGCGCGCCTTCATCGACGACGTCTGGCGCTGGAAGCAGCGCCTCGGCGGATCGATGCGGCAGGCCGGCATCTGCGCCGCGGCTTGCGTCTATGCGCTCGACCATCACGTCGACCGCCTCGCGGACGATCACGCCAATGCGCGTTCATTGGCGCGGGGGCTGTCGCAGATCAACGGCATCGAGGTGCAAGAGCCCGAGACCAATCTGGTGTTCTTCAGGCCTGACGGCGCGGGCGTCAGCGGCGATAAAATGGTCGAGGCCTTGCGCAAGCGCGGCGTGCTGCTCGCGATGATGGATGGCCGCATTCGCGCTTGCACGCATCTCGACGTCAGCGCTGCGATGATCGAGGAAACGGTCGCACTGGTGCGCGAGATCGTCCGCGGGGCGTGA
- a CDS encoding alpha-hydroxy acid oxidase has product MRLSDCYNFHDFRKLAQRRLPGPIFNYIDGAADDEATLRQNTASFERCDLVPNVLRGVETIDMSVTVMGQKLAMPFYCSPTALQRLFHHTGERAVAAAAAKYGTMFGVSSLGTVSLEELRRAYDTPQVYQFYFHRDRGLNRAMMQRAKEAGVNVMMLTVDSITGGNRERDLRTGFSIPFRLTLAGMAQFAVKPMWGISYLAHESFKLPQLDQHVDMSGGAMSIGRYFTEMLDPSMNWDDVAEMVQLWNGQFCLKGIMSVADAKRAVEIGCTGIVLSNHGGRQLDGSRAAFDQLAEIVDAVGDQIDVIMDGGIQRGTHVLKALSLGAKAVGVGRFYLYPLAAAGQAGVERALGLMRAEIERGMKLMGCRSIDQLSRENLRFR; this is encoded by the coding sequence ATGCGTTTGAGCGACTGCTACAACTTCCATGATTTCCGCAAGCTGGCGCAACGACGGTTGCCCGGCCCAATCTTCAACTACATCGACGGCGCCGCCGATGACGAGGCAACGCTTCGCCAGAATACCGCAAGCTTCGAGCGTTGCGATCTGGTGCCCAACGTCCTGCGCGGCGTGGAAACCATCGACATGTCGGTGACCGTCATGGGCCAGAAACTGGCCATGCCGTTTTACTGTTCCCCGACCGCGCTGCAGCGCCTGTTCCACCATACCGGCGAACGCGCGGTGGCCGCCGCGGCCGCGAAATACGGCACCATGTTCGGCGTATCCTCGCTCGGCACCGTAAGCCTCGAGGAATTGCGCAGGGCGTACGATACGCCGCAAGTCTATCAGTTCTATTTTCACCGGGATCGCGGGCTCAACCGCGCCATGATGCAGCGGGCGAAGGAAGCCGGCGTCAACGTCATGATGCTGACCGTGGACAGCATCACCGGCGGCAACCGCGAACGCGATCTGCGTACAGGCTTCTCAATTCCGTTCAGGCTGACGCTTGCCGGTATGGCCCAGTTTGCGGTCAAACCGATGTGGGGCATCAGCTACCTCGCCCATGAGAGTTTCAAACTGCCCCAGCTGGACCAGCACGTTGACATGAGCGGCGGCGCCATGTCGATCGGCCGCTATTTCACCGAAATGCTCGACCCTTCGATGAATTGGGACGACGTGGCTGAAATGGTGCAGCTATGGAACGGGCAATTCTGCCTGAAGGGCATCATGTCGGTGGCCGACGCGAAACGCGCCGTTGAGATCGGCTGCACCGGAATCGTGCTGTCCAACCACGGCGGTCGGCAGCTCGACGGTTCGCGCGCGGCGTTCGATCAATTGGCTGAAATCGTGGATGCCGTGGGCGACCAGATCGACGTGATCATGGACGGCGGGATCCAGCGCGGAACCCACGTCCTGAAAGCGCTGTCGCTAGGAGCCAAGGCTGTTGGCGTTGGACGCTTCTATCTTTATCCTCTCGCCGCGGCCGGCCAGGCCGGCGTTGAACGCGCCCTCGGCCTGATGCGGGCCGAGATCGAGCGAGGAATGAAGCTGATGGGGTGCAGATCGATCGACCAGCTCTCACGCGAAAATCTGCGCTTCAGATAA